One Azoarcus sp. DN11 DNA segment encodes these proteins:
- a CDS encoding NAD(P)H-dependent oxidoreductase: MKILQVNSSARAAASASSRVANSIVERLRAQNPGATLAVRDLSSTPHPVLDEAALGALFTPAEQRTPAQAARVALDDALIAEIQAADAVVLGVPMYNFGVPAQLKNWIDAIARANVTFRYTANGPEGLLKGKKVYVAFARGGRYRGTEGDSQVPYLKTVLGFLGMTDISFVFAEGLAMGPEAEQQGFAEAQRDIEAAFA; encoded by the coding sequence ATGAAAATCCTGCAAGTCAATTCCAGCGCCCGTGCCGCCGCTTCCGCTTCCTCCCGCGTCGCCAACAGCATCGTCGAGCGCCTGCGCGCCCAGAACCCCGGTGCCACCCTGGCCGTCCGCGACCTCTCGAGCACCCCGCATCCCGTCCTCGACGAAGCCGCGCTGGGCGCACTCTTCACCCCCGCCGAGCAGCGCACGCCGGCGCAGGCTGCCCGTGTCGCGCTCGACGACGCACTGATCGCCGAAATCCAGGCCGCCGACGCCGTCGTGCTGGGTGTGCCGATGTACAACTTTGGCGTGCCGGCACAGCTCAAGAATTGGATCGACGCGATCGCCCGCGCCAATGTGACCTTCCGGTACACCGCGAACGGTCCCGAAGGCCTGCTGAAGGGCAAGAAAGTGTATGTCGCGTTTGCACGTGGCGGCCGCTATCGTGGCACGGAAGGCGACTCGCAGGTGCCGTACCTGAAGACCGTGCTCGGCTTCCTCGGCATGACCGACATCAGCTTCGTCTTCGCCGAAGGCTTGGCGATGGGCCCGGAAGCGGAACAACAGGGCTTCGCCGAAGCCCAACGCGACATCGAGGCGGCGTTCGCGTAA
- a CDS encoding PilZ domain-containing protein, with amino-acid sequence MNDRASHIDRRLDRRIPLGCPAVIRLKTGETIRGECVEIGVGGMTLRAPYVPGEAEVLEVMVAVPGSGSVARPPLVARLAVKRCHALGQGLYEIGGTTVRVVG; translated from the coding sequence ATGAACGATCGCGCATCCCATATCGACCGCCGGCTCGACCGCCGCATTCCGCTCGGCTGTCCGGCGGTGATCCGCCTGAAGACGGGCGAGACGATTCGCGGGGAATGCGTGGAGATCGGCGTCGGCGGGATGACGCTGCGCGCGCCCTACGTGCCGGGCGAGGCCGAGGTGCTCGAAGTGATGGTCGCCGTGCCCGGCAGCGGATCGGTCGCGCGCCCGCCGCTCGTCGCCAGGCTGGCAGTCAAGCGCTGCCACGCGCTGGGGCAGGGCCTGTACGAGATCGGCGGCACGACGGTGCGCGTCGTCGGCTGA
- a CDS encoding pirin family protein gives MSDKHQQRRSEAVARSRSVERLVAGQATSDGAGVKLTRVLTQPLQRRLDPFLMLDAFGSNDPDDYLAGFPDHPHRGFETITYMIAGRMRHRDSAGHEGLLENGGVQWMTAGRGVIHSELPEQEEGVMEGFQLWLNLPGRDKMCAPWYRDFGAGDLPSFTTEAGAEVTVIAGGSHGVAGAVTRDATAPLYLDIHLPAGARFAQTLAAGHNAFLYVYRGAVTVAGTPVAVQRMAILANEAAADGVVIEAGEAPARVLLVAGRPLGEPIAQYGPFVMNTQAEIHEALADYRDGRFAPIAS, from the coding sequence ATGTCCGACAAGCATCAACAACGCCGCAGTGAAGCCGTCGCCCGCTCGCGCAGCGTCGAGCGGCTCGTGGCCGGGCAGGCCACGTCCGACGGGGCGGGGGTGAAGCTCACCCGCGTGCTGACCCAGCCGCTGCAGCGCCGGCTCGATCCCTTCCTGATGCTCGACGCCTTCGGCAGCAACGACCCTGACGACTACCTCGCCGGCTTCCCGGATCACCCGCACCGCGGCTTCGAAACCATCACCTACATGATTGCCGGGCGCATGCGCCACCGCGACAGCGCCGGCCACGAAGGCCTGCTCGAGAATGGCGGCGTGCAGTGGATGACGGCCGGCCGCGGCGTGATCCATTCGGAGCTGCCCGAGCAGGAAGAGGGCGTGATGGAAGGCTTCCAGCTGTGGCTCAACCTGCCGGGACGCGACAAGATGTGCGCGCCGTGGTACCGGGACTTCGGCGCAGGCGATCTGCCGTCCTTCACGACCGAGGCGGGCGCCGAGGTGACCGTGATCGCCGGCGGGAGCCACGGCGTTGCCGGCGCGGTGACGCGCGACGCGACGGCGCCGCTGTACCTCGACATCCATCTGCCAGCGGGGGCCCGCTTCGCGCAGACCCTGGCGGCGGGGCACAACGCCTTCCTCTACGTGTATCGCGGCGCCGTCACGGTCGCCGGTACGCCGGTGGCGGTGCAGCGCATGGCGATTCTTGCGAACGAGGCGGCCGCGGATGGCGTCGTGATCGAAGCGGGCGAGGCCCCGGCGCGCGTGCTGCTGGTCGCAGGCCGGCCGCTCGGCGAGCCGATCGCGCAATACGGCCCCTTCGTGATGAACACTCAGGCCGAGATCCACGAGGCCCTGGCCGATTATCGCGACGGGCGGTTCGCCCCGATCGCCAGCTGA
- a CDS encoding disulfide bond formation protein B, which yields MMNSFAPSSRTLFLGLFAACVGLLGFGLYLQHVVGLEPCPMCIMQRYAFVAVALIALVGGLHNPGRTGTRAYSALILIAALVGAGVAARQTWIQIYPPEVAECGPDLEFMLDSFPLADALPMIFQGAGDCSKVDWSLLGLSIANWSLLTLTLIAIGAIVLIVRGKLRG from the coding sequence ATGATGAATTCATTTGCACCATCCTCCCGCACACTCTTCCTCGGCCTGTTCGCCGCCTGCGTCGGCCTGCTCGGATTCGGCCTGTACCTGCAGCATGTGGTCGGCCTGGAGCCCTGCCCGATGTGCATCATGCAGCGCTATGCCTTCGTCGCGGTCGCGCTCATCGCCCTCGTCGGCGGCCTGCACAACCCGGGGCGCACCGGCACGCGCGCGTATTCCGCGCTGATCCTCATTGCCGCGCTGGTGGGCGCGGGCGTGGCTGCGCGCCAGACGTGGATCCAGATCTATCCGCCGGAAGTGGCCGAATGCGGCCCCGACCTCGAGTTCATGCTCGACAGCTTCCCGCTGGCCGACGCGCTGCCGATGATCTTCCAGGGAGCGGGCGACTGCTCGAAGGTCGACTGGAGCCTCCTGGGACTGTCGATCGCGAACTGGTCGCTGCTGACGCTGACGCTGATCGCGATCGGCGCGATCGTGCTGATCGTGCGCGGAAAGCTCCGCGGCTGA
- a CDS encoding DUF2892 domain-containing protein, whose product MTLTVNQFVRIFAGAFVLISLALGVEGSPLFVSKNFLWFTAFVGANLFQSGFTRFCPLEIFLRKAGVQDSAGCR is encoded by the coding sequence ATGACGCTGACCGTCAACCAGTTCGTCCGCATCTTCGCCGGCGCCTTCGTGCTGATCTCGCTCGCGCTCGGCGTGGAGGGCTCGCCGCTGTTCGTGAGCAAGAACTTCCTGTGGTTCACCGCCTTCGTCGGCGCCAACCTGTTCCAGAGCGGTTTCACGCGCTTCTGCCCGCTGGAGATCTTCCTGCGCAAGGCCGGCGTGCAGGACAGCGCGGGCTGTCGCTGA
- the ybiB gene encoding DNA-binding protein YbiB — MTYAPIIKEIGRGAKGARDLDAAQAEQLFGDMLDGKVPDLELGAIVVSLRLKGESRDELLGFKRAIDARCPQLAVPPGPRCVILPTYNGARRQANLMPLVALLLARAGVPVLIQGRHDFESRVSPFELLAALDIHPALGIGDAHRELAEKRIACLRLDELLPGLDRLLSLRLRLGVRGSGHTMAKLVDPCLGRSVRVVAVTHPEYLERMNEFLVADGGRAMLMRGTEGEAYANPRRRPAMQVFRDGVAELGWPAAEGGAPPVEGLPDTPGVEENAALIRAMLAGKVALPQPVLDQAALLVRLATEA; from the coding sequence ATGACCTACGCCCCCATCATCAAGGAAATCGGCCGTGGCGCCAAGGGCGCGCGCGACCTCGACGCCGCGCAGGCGGAGCAGCTCTTCGGCGACATGCTGGACGGCAAGGTGCCGGACCTGGAGCTCGGCGCGATCGTCGTGTCGCTGCGCCTCAAGGGCGAGTCACGCGACGAACTCCTCGGCTTCAAGCGCGCGATCGACGCGCGCTGCCCGCAGCTCGCGGTGCCGCCGGGCCCGCGCTGCGTGATCCTGCCGACCTACAACGGCGCGCGCCGCCAGGCCAACCTGATGCCGCTGGTCGCGCTGCTGCTCGCGCGCGCAGGCGTGCCGGTGCTGATCCAGGGGCGGCACGACTTCGAGTCGCGCGTGAGCCCGTTCGAACTGCTTGCGGCACTCGACATCCATCCGGCGCTTGGCATCGGCGATGCACACCGCGAGCTCGCCGAAAAGCGCATCGCCTGCCTGCGCCTCGACGAGCTGCTGCCGGGGCTCGATCGCCTGCTGAGCCTGCGCCTGCGCCTGGGCGTGCGCGGCAGCGGCCACACGATGGCGAAACTGGTCGACCCGTGCCTCGGGCGCAGCGTGCGCGTCGTCGCGGTCACGCACCCGGAGTACCTCGAGCGCATGAACGAATTTCTCGTCGCGGACGGCGGACGGGCAATGCTGATGCGTGGCACCGAAGGCGAAGCCTACGCGAACCCGCGGCGGCGGCCGGCGATGCAGGTGTTCCGCGATGGCGTCGCGGAACTCGGCTGGCCCGCGGCGGAAGGGGGTGCCCCGCCGGTCGAAGGGCTGCCCGACACACCGGGCGTGGAGGAGAACGCGGCGCTGATCCGCGCGATGCTCGCCGGCAAGGTCGCGTTGCCGCAGCCGGTGCTCGATCAGGCCGCGCTGCTGGTGCGGCTGGCGACCGAAGCCTGA